The Virgibacillus sp. MSP4-1 genome has a segment encoding these proteins:
- a CDS encoding two-component system regulatory protein YycI: MKWGQIKSIFIICFLVLDTFLVTQYLNKMNSEPQALPNQEISTIEDELNRMNVDYENVPSEAESAAYISAGRYQFTEKDVKSLNNQDVVNEGDMIVSTFENPISVPEEATRDDLSMFLDQMVLYGDEYTFWSWNEEHNIMLFFQSYNDQTVYFNKAGMLMVFLNKNHEVEYYAQTRLTNIELGEEKEMSQPIETLRSLIRNNHLYSGDRISNMQLGFHTLVPLDNGIQVFVPTWEITINKEKTYFVNAIDAQSISRDEEEFIEEVKNNVETIRQRDTGSDED, from the coding sequence ATGAAATGGGGACAAATTAAATCCATTTTTATTATATGTTTCCTTGTACTGGACACTTTTTTAGTTACACAGTATTTAAATAAAATGAACAGTGAACCACAGGCTCTTCCAAACCAGGAAATATCGACTATAGAAGACGAATTAAACAGAATGAATGTTGATTATGAAAACGTACCTTCTGAAGCGGAAAGTGCCGCCTATATATCTGCGGGTCGCTATCAGTTTACCGAGAAGGATGTGAAGTCATTAAATAATCAGGACGTTGTCAATGAAGGGGATATGATTGTATCCACATTTGAGAATCCAATATCGGTTCCGGAAGAGGCAACCAGAGATGACTTAAGTATGTTTTTGGATCAAATGGTTTTATATGGAGATGAATATACCTTCTGGAGCTGGAATGAAGAACATAACATTATGCTTTTCTTCCAGTCTTACAATGACCAGACCGTCTATTTTAATAAAGCGGGTATGCTCATGGTGTTCCTAAATAAGAATCATGAAGTTGAATATTATGCCCAGACTAGACTGACTAATATTGAACTTGGGGAAGAAAAAGAAATGAGTCAGCCCATTGAGACGCTCAGGAGCCTAATCAGGAATAATCATCTATATTCCGGAGATAGAATCTCAAACATGCAATTAGGCTTCCATACATTAGTGCCTTTGGATAATGGTATTCAGGTCTTTGTTCCGACATGGGAAATCACGATTAACAAGGAAAAAACCTATTTTGTAAATGCCATTGATGCACAGAGCATTTCCAGAGATGAGGAAGAGTTTATTGAGGAAGTAAAAAACAACGTGGAAACGATTAGACAGAGAGATACAGGGAGTGACGAGGATTGA
- a CDS encoding YycH family regulatory protein — MNLESIKSGILAFLVVVSMVLTLSIWNFSNYEEINEATTKQISINGKDAELNEVILPSQMVFHQQNQSYQLKNRTDQFSFYQDIQDWNVSLSNQAANAQDPGASYVEMIYPAEIPLNLLPNLMQFSEENRNASFPDWSFNRLVLIPNHDSDSITLSFRSTQHEQTFNAEVQNPESYTALVNYTQSEDALSELVAYELNDRVIYLPENETVLSKQTYTTSSIAVGPLINNLFPVTSYVRETSGGRYIDGSRMLEEYQVFPNQKYMRFVNPKNEEKAQVGAGFSREELISEANLFINNHDGWTQDYMLTNAEINSEHSTVTFDMLFNGYPVVSKLGHIEQRWINRELNTYIRPLMRLSTPLGSETVTLRSGEDIIYLLEEAEGPLTVPKKTIEDIQMVYTMSSEEEGYSSDIITLEPAWFMKSNGRWMPVPENGDMLNVQGGSRS, encoded by the coding sequence ATGAATTTAGAGAGTATTAAATCAGGAATCCTGGCGTTTCTGGTGGTCGTGAGCATGGTTTTAACCTTAAGTATATGGAATTTTTCCAACTACGAAGAAATTAATGAGGCGACCACCAAACAAATTTCCATAAATGGAAAAGATGCGGAGTTAAATGAGGTAATTCTGCCTTCCCAGATGGTATTCCATCAGCAGAACCAGTCTTATCAGCTGAAAAACAGGACGGATCAGTTCAGCTTCTATCAGGACATACAGGATTGGAACGTGAGCTTATCGAATCAGGCGGCAAACGCACAAGATCCGGGGGCATCTTATGTAGAAATGATTTATCCTGCAGAAATTCCATTGAATCTGTTACCTAACCTGATGCAATTTTCTGAGGAAAACAGAAATGCTTCCTTTCCGGACTGGTCCTTTAATCGATTGGTTTTAATTCCTAATCATGATTCAGACAGTATTACCCTTTCCTTTCGATCCACACAGCATGAACAGACCTTTAATGCAGAAGTCCAGAATCCTGAGTCTTATACAGCTCTGGTTAATTATACACAGTCAGAGGATGCCCTGAGCGAACTTGTGGCCTATGAACTGAATGATCGGGTGATTTATTTACCGGAAAATGAAACGGTGTTATCCAAACAAACGTATACAACAAGCTCCATAGCGGTAGGACCCTTAATCAACAACCTGTTTCCAGTCACCAGTTATGTCCGTGAAACCAGTGGTGGCAGGTATATTGACGGGAGCCGTATGCTGGAGGAATATCAGGTGTTTCCAAATCAGAAATACATGCGTTTTGTAAATCCTAAAAATGAGGAGAAGGCACAAGTCGGAGCGGGCTTTTCCAGAGAGGAGCTCATATCAGAAGCTAATTTATTTATTAACAACCATGATGGATGGACGCAGGATTATATGCTGACAAATGCAGAAATTAACAGTGAACATTCCACGGTTACGTTTGATATGCTTTTTAATGGTTATCCGGTTGTGAGCAAACTCGGTCATATAGAGCAAAGGTGGATCAACAGGGAATTAAACACCTATATCAGGCCTTTAATGAGGCTTTCCACCCCATTAGGCAGTGAAACGGTTACGCTTCGTTCAGGTGAGGATATCATCTATTTGTTAGAAGAAGCGGAAGGCCCCCTGACCGTTCCGAAAAAGACAATTGAGGATATTCAAATGGTTTATACCATGAGTAGTGAGGAGGAAGGGTATTCATCTGATATCATAACCCTGGAGCCTGCATGGTTTATGAAATCAAACGGCAGATGGATGCCTGTACCTGAAAACGGAGATATGCTGAATGTACAAGGGGGAAGCCGGTCATGA
- the walK gene encoding cell wall metabolism sensor histidine kinase WalK: MKNKVSFFQSVGFKIILVYIFLLLITIELIGVYFDTELERNMESNFKSSIENRIQLLTYSLEEAFTRERTEGDPSLQQEVQTILSEFDSQDITELQVIDSEMRIIGTTSQFNENIIGKITTREDVQRLFSFQTQLPYRKTYDPETGTRTLVNTIPVFNQSDEIVGAVFVEASMEEVFNQLENITKIFMNGTLIALSITVVIGILVSRTITRPISEMRKQANVVAGGNFTKKVNVYAMDEIGQLANSFNHMTERLKESYAVTEDERRKLTSVLSNMNEGVIASNSEGKIILMNERAEEFIGQSFGKIEGQNILSLLGIEEEFTAVSDITSREPVLIDFSNDHKELLIKATFSGIYDEHERVSGFITVLNDVTEEERIEQERREFVANVSHELRTPLTTMRSYLEALTDGDTWKNPDIAPKFLGVTQNETERMIRLVNDLLQLSKLDNEENYLRKERVDFTDFFHSIIDRFEMNKYEQDLSFVRQLPDKPHWVWIDKDKMTQVLYNVLSNAIKYSPDGGDITCKVDVKGKMLNVTVTDQGVGIPSDQVDRIFDRFYRVDKARSRKLGGTGLGLAIAREMIEAHDGKIWADSKEGRGTTITITLPVMHQKRGDA, encoded by the coding sequence ATGAAAAACAAAGTAAGCTTTTTTCAATCCGTTGGGTTCAAAATCATTCTCGTTTATATATTTCTATTGCTGATTACCATTGAACTCATTGGGGTTTATTTCGATACAGAGCTCGAAAGGAACATGGAGTCAAATTTTAAAAGCTCGATTGAAAACCGGATCCAACTACTGACTTACAGCCTGGAGGAGGCTTTTACAAGAGAAAGAACAGAGGGAGATCCCAGCCTTCAGCAGGAAGTTCAGACCATTTTATCGGAATTTGATTCTCAGGATATTACAGAGCTGCAGGTCATTGACAGCGAGATGCGCATTATCGGTACCACCAGCCAGTTTAATGAGAATATTATCGGGAAGATTACAACACGCGAGGATGTCCAAAGACTGTTTTCCTTTCAGACCCAGCTGCCGTATCGAAAAACCTATGATCCGGAAACGGGCACTCGAACGTTAGTCAATACTATTCCCGTCTTTAATCAATCCGATGAAATTGTAGGGGCTGTATTTGTTGAAGCGAGTATGGAAGAGGTCTTTAATCAGCTCGAAAACATTACCAAAATCTTTATGAATGGAACTTTAATTGCTTTGTCCATTACTGTTGTGATCGGAATTCTCGTCTCACGTACGATTACCAGACCGATTTCTGAGATGAGAAAACAGGCCAATGTAGTTGCCGGTGGAAACTTCACCAAAAAGGTAAATGTTTACGCCATGGATGAGATTGGACAGCTGGCGAATTCCTTTAATCATATGACCGAACGATTGAAAGAATCCTATGCTGTAACAGAGGATGAACGTCGGAAGCTGACCTCTGTTTTATCAAACATGAATGAAGGGGTTATTGCCAGTAATAGTGAAGGAAAAATTATTTTAATGAATGAGCGTGCAGAAGAGTTTATCGGCCAAAGCTTTGGAAAAATTGAGGGGCAAAACATCCTGTCTCTTCTCGGGATAGAGGAGGAGTTCACGGCTGTTTCGGATATAACGAGTCGTGAGCCGGTTCTGATTGATTTTAGTAATGATCATAAAGAATTACTGATTAAAGCTACCTTTTCAGGCATTTATGATGAACATGAAAGGGTCAGCGGCTTTATTACGGTATTAAATGATGTCACAGAGGAAGAGCGGATTGAGCAGGAAAGAAGAGAATTTGTAGCCAATGTATCTCATGAATTACGAACCCCTCTGACAACGATGCGCAGCTATTTAGAGGCACTAACGGACGGGGATACCTGGAAGAACCCTGATATTGCTCCTAAATTTTTAGGGGTGACACAAAATGAAACGGAGCGGATGATTCGCCTGGTAAATGATCTGTTACAGTTATCCAAGCTTGATAATGAAGAAAACTACTTGCGAAAAGAAAGAGTGGATTTTACAGATTTCTTCCATAGCATTATCGACCGGTTTGAAATGAACAAGTATGAGCAGGACTTATCCTTCGTGCGTCAGTTGCCGGACAAGCCGCATTGGGTATGGATTGATAAAGATAAAATGACCCAGGTTTTATATAATGTTCTTTCCAATGCGATTAAATATTCTCCTGATGGGGGGGACATCACCTGTAAAGTGGATGTCAAAGGTAAAATGCTGAACGTTACGGTGACAGATCAGGGCGTCGGAATCCCATCGGATCAAGTTGACCGTATCTTTGATCGCTTTTACCGAGTGGATAAGGCGAGGTCACGAAAACTGGGAGGTACCGGCTTGGGACTTGCTATTGCCAGGGAAATGATTGAGGCCCATGACGGAAAAATATGGGCCGATAGTAAGGAAGGCCGAGGAACAACCATTACCATTACTTTACCTGTGATGCATCAGAAACGGGGTGATGCATAA